The following are encoded in a window of Lichenicola cladoniae genomic DNA:
- a CDS encoding superoxide dismutase yields the protein MAFELPALPYQHNALAARGMSQQTLELHHDKHHQAYVTALNGFVEKNEALQGKSLEDIVKFAHGKADLAPVFNNAGQHYNHILFWQSLSPTGGTIPTSLESKITQDFGSVETFKEQFKTAATTQFGSGWAWLVLGTDGKLKVTKTPNGSNPLAEDAGKPLLGLDVWEHSYYVDFQNRRPDYVTNFLDKLANYEFADAQFKSA from the coding sequence ATGGCCTTCGAACTACCGGCACTGCCCTACCAGCACAACGCCCTAGCCGCCCGCGGCATGAGCCAGCAGACCCTTGAGCTGCATCATGACAAGCATCACCAGGCCTACGTTACCGCGCTGAACGGCTTCGTCGAGAAGAACGAGGCGCTCCAGGGCAAGTCGCTCGAGGACATCGTCAAGTTCGCGCACGGCAAGGCGGACCTGGCACCGGTCTTCAACAATGCCGGCCAGCATTACAATCACATCCTGTTCTGGCAGTCCCTGTCACCCACCGGCGGCACCATCCCGACCAGCCTCGAGAGCAAGATCACCCAGGATTTCGGCAGCGTCGAAACCTTCAAGGAGCAGTTCAAGACCGCTGCGACCACGCAGTTCGGCTCCGGCTGGGCCTGGCTCGTGCTCGGCACCGACGGCAAGCTGAAGGTGACCAAGACACCGAACGGGTCCAACCCGCTCGCCGAGGATGCAGGCAAGCCGCTGCTCGGTCTCGATGTGTGGGAGCATTCCTACTACGTCGACTTCCAGAACCGCCGTCCCGACTACGTCACCAACTTCCTGGACAAGCTGGCGAACTACGAGTTCGCGGACGCACAGTTCAAGTCGGCCTGA
- a CDS encoding glycosyltransferase family 2 protein gives MLTRLIDSLETIRTVSHLYRVLLQRPPDGPGLAHNAGLLDAGVEASELIGAMLASGEAQHLWAGQGTVDIARSIWDCGQPSLRGFARRRDARCFAKVWNEASGIVQFIIEAVQSDRARSVPILPLLFPNGIDPDDRADTPAWAYPLWAEESERAIEAGLASLLPRLLRSRKRIDLVLELDPGGTTPDLVATINSLRAQVYPHWRLLLSGSPAPGQGVPVDPRIVRSDERSVGDLADWIGWLRPGDTLAPTALALFALTIRKRHGAVAIYCDEDCRQPDGLQPRPVLKAGWDPDAAERIDVMGALALYRASHLYREPRTPFDAGGPIARCRIATRDARDRQVVHLPAILCHRIETPAATLPVAPRDPDRPRPTVSVVIATRDLASRLACCVNSLRRCTDYPNVQIVLVDNGSSEPDAIALLDRLAGEAGCLLLRRPGAFNWSALNNEGVRASSGDIVVLLNNDVECIEPGWLDAMVFACLQPQVGVVGALLLFPRGEVQHAGIVIGPGPVAAHAWSTGHGHHADRQNFSAVTGACMAFRRSVFDGLNGLNAAQLPVTWNDVDFCLRAREAGLRVVLARQAVLVHDEGSTRTPDSAPENLPQLLRTSAYIATRHRHALTADPFLNPNLTVKSGGRLLDPSAPQQIWPILQRGGR, from the coding sequence GTGCTGACCCGGCTAATCGACTCTCTCGAGACGATCCGCACGGTATCTCACCTCTACCGTGTCCTGTTGCAGCGACCTCCGGATGGTCCGGGACTGGCACATAACGCCGGTCTGCTGGACGCTGGGGTCGAGGCATCCGAACTCATCGGCGCGATGCTCGCTTCCGGCGAGGCGCAGCATCTCTGGGCCGGGCAGGGCACGGTCGACATCGCCAGGTCGATCTGGGACTGCGGTCAGCCCAGTCTGCGCGGTTTCGCACGCCGTCGGGACGCGCGGTGTTTCGCGAAGGTCTGGAACGAGGCCTCCGGCATCGTGCAGTTCATCATCGAAGCTGTGCAGAGCGACCGGGCACGGTCCGTCCCGATCCTTCCGCTGCTGTTCCCGAACGGTATCGACCCCGACGACCGGGCCGACACGCCCGCCTGGGCCTATCCGCTGTGGGCCGAGGAGAGCGAGCGCGCGATCGAGGCCGGGTTGGCGTCCCTGCTGCCGAGGCTGCTCAGGTCCCGCAAGCGGATCGACCTCGTGCTCGAACTCGATCCGGGCGGCACGACCCCCGACCTGGTCGCCACGATCAATAGTCTGCGTGCGCAGGTCTACCCGCATTGGCGGCTTCTGCTCTCGGGAAGCCCCGCTCCGGGCCAGGGTGTTCCCGTCGACCCGAGGATCGTTCGGAGCGATGAGCGTTCCGTCGGGGATCTGGCGGACTGGATCGGCTGGCTCCGGCCCGGCGATACCTTGGCGCCGACGGCGTTGGCACTGTTCGCACTGACGATCCGGAAACGGCACGGTGCGGTTGCGATCTATTGCGACGAGGATTGCCGGCAACCGGACGGGCTGCAGCCGAGGCCGGTCCTGAAGGCGGGCTGGGATCCGGACGCGGCCGAACGGATCGACGTCATGGGCGCACTGGCCTTGTATCGAGCCAGCCACCTTTATCGCGAGCCACGTACCCCCTTCGATGCAGGCGGCCCGATCGCACGGTGCCGAATCGCTACGCGTGACGCACGTGACCGGCAGGTGGTGCATCTCCCGGCAATCCTGTGCCACCGGATCGAAACGCCGGCCGCGACACTGCCGGTGGCGCCGCGTGATCCGGACAGGCCGCGCCCCACCGTGTCGGTGGTCATCGCCACGCGCGATCTCGCGTCCCGTCTCGCATGCTGCGTGAACTCACTGAGGCGTTGCACCGACTACCCGAACGTCCAGATTGTTCTGGTCGACAACGGTAGCAGCGAACCCGACGCGATCGCCTTGCTGGATCGGCTAGCCGGGGAAGCGGGCTGCCTGTTGCTCCGCAGGCCCGGGGCGTTCAACTGGTCGGCCCTGAATAACGAGGGCGTCCGGGCATCGTCGGGTGACATTGTCGTCCTGCTCAACAACGATGTCGAATGTATCGAGCCGGGCTGGCTGGACGCCATGGTATTCGCCTGCCTGCAGCCGCAAGTCGGCGTGGTAGGAGCGCTGCTGCTGTTCCCGCGCGGCGAGGTGCAGCACGCCGGTATCGTCATCGGCCCCGGCCCGGTCGCGGCCCATGCCTGGAGCACCGGGCATGGGCATCACGCCGACCGGCAGAATTTCTCGGCCGTGACGGGGGCGTGCATGGCATTCAGGCGGTCGGTATTCGACGGTCTGAATGGGCTGAATGCCGCGCAGCTTCCGGTCACCTGGAACGACGTCGACTTCTGCCTTCGCGCTCGTGAGGCCGGCCTGCGTGTCGTTCTGGCGCGACAGGCGGTACTGGTCCACGACGAAGGTTCGACACGCACTCCCGACTCGGCACCGGAGAACCTGCCGCAACTGCTGCGCACCAGCGCCTACATCGCGACCAGGCACCGGCACGCGTTGACGGCCGATCCCTTTCTTAATCCCAACCTGACCGTCAAAAGTGGCGGCAGGCTCCTCGACCCATCGGCACCCCAACAGATCTGGCCGATCCTGCAACGGGGCGGCCGGTAA
- a CDS encoding DUF6622 family protein, whose product MQFAFHILSHTPPWVFILFAYLIWQGIQSQTSRSMPVWRVLSVPAVFLLMGLAVLLTGRSAGAWPFIAWLAGAALLLPLGLLTGPRLFGIDPVSRRIVRKGSMVPLIRNVLLFTLQYGVATYGALHPHERDQLSLFSRSISGATAGYFIGWAISFRRSYRTASTVSAEVSIAAAPHLLRSV is encoded by the coding sequence ATGCAGTTCGCGTTTCACATCCTGTCCCACACCCCGCCGTGGGTCTTCATCCTGTTCGCCTATCTGATCTGGCAGGGCATCCAGTCTCAGACCTCACGATCCATGCCGGTGTGGCGGGTCTTGAGTGTGCCGGCGGTGTTCCTGTTGATGGGACTGGCTGTTCTGCTGACGGGCCGCTCTGCCGGTGCCTGGCCGTTCATCGCCTGGCTCGCGGGCGCCGCGCTCCTCCTACCGCTCGGACTTCTCACCGGTCCGCGCCTGTTCGGTATCGATCCGGTCTCCCGCCGGATCGTTCGCAAGGGCAGCATGGTGCCTCTGATCCGCAACGTGCTGCTGTTCACCCTTCAGTACGGCGTTGCGACCTACGGCGCCCTGCATCCACACGAAAGGGATCAGCTGAGCCTGTTCAGCCGATCGATCTCGGGTGCCACCGCCGGCTACTTCATCGGGTGGGCGATCTCGTTCCGCCGCAGTTACCGAACCGCATCGACGGTGTCCGCGGAGGTATCGATCGCCGCCGCCCCCCATCTTCTCCGCTCAGTCTAG
- a CDS encoding glycosyltransferase family 4 protein, giving the protein MIPPGGDLPKIWFDVEDLFHFALRNARPTGIQRVCFEIYQAAMADPAIADRVGFLRHSTTERGFVEADWYELEAQFRRVTERLGPSEPARVRPENPRRHLPQESVEAAPEPVSAAAPEAVMSQPVATWRQRRSVRLLKRVFGLFPERLVRPAILFTVMQGQAGIAVSKAAGLTVTVLVRRSAGVRARILGRLKAIVPRPRVPAVLLQALRPRSMVAPIDQPVEQKAPRRLADIVRRGDILAVLGSPWFELDYAELAGHVCGRLGMRVAVLLYDVIPVERPEWADRGTTRVYRDWYTTVLPLADVVFAISRATATDVTRWCKRDGITLRNPVRELQLGTGFGDSRPDQVPAPIPAPLLTVLEGRPYVLFVSTIEARKNHMLLFRVWRRLMEEMAPGTLPDLVFAGRVGWMVSDLMNQIENSSNLNGRLHIVEGLDDHELKSVYGGCLFTVFPSFYEGWGLPVSESLSMGRPCISSNSTSLPEAGGTLARYFDPTDLNDACRVIRATIEDRAGLSEWEDEITRSFQPIAWHATASAVVAILDEAA; this is encoded by the coding sequence ATGATCCCCCCTGGCGGCGACCTGCCGAAAATCTGGTTCGACGTCGAGGACCTGTTCCACTTCGCGCTTCGCAACGCGCGCCCGACCGGCATCCAGCGTGTCTGTTTCGAGATCTATCAGGCGGCAATGGCCGATCCGGCAATTGCCGACCGGGTCGGCTTCCTGCGCCACTCGACCACCGAGCGCGGCTTCGTGGAGGCGGACTGGTACGAACTGGAGGCACAGTTTCGTCGGGTCACCGAGCGCCTGGGACCGTCGGAACCTGCGCGGGTCAGGCCGGAGAACCCCCGGCGACACTTACCGCAGGAATCAGTGGAGGCTGCGCCGGAGCCGGTGTCGGCAGCGGCTCCGGAAGCGGTCATGTCGCAGCCAGTTGCAACTTGGCGTCAGAGACGCTCGGTCAGGCTGCTCAAGCGCGTGTTCGGCTTGTTCCCGGAACGCCTGGTCCGTCCGGCCATCCTGTTCACCGTCATGCAGGGGCAGGCGGGCATCGCCGTGTCGAAAGCCGCCGGGCTGACCGTCACAGTGCTCGTTCGACGCAGCGCCGGCGTCCGCGCGCGTATTCTAGGCCGGTTGAAGGCGATCGTGCCGCGGCCGAGAGTGCCGGCCGTGCTGCTACAGGCGCTCCGGCCCCGGTCCATGGTCGCGCCGATCGATCAGCCTGTCGAGCAGAAGGCGCCGCGCCGGCTTGCCGACATCGTCAGGCGAGGCGACATCCTGGCAGTGCTCGGGTCACCCTGGTTCGAACTCGATTACGCCGAACTCGCGGGGCATGTCTGTGGTCGGCTCGGCATGCGCGTCGCAGTGCTGTTGTACGACGTGATCCCGGTGGAGCGGCCGGAATGGGCCGATCGCGGCACCACGCGAGTCTACCGTGACTGGTATACGACCGTGTTGCCATTGGCGGACGTTGTCTTTGCAATCTCGCGGGCCACGGCCACGGATGTCACCCGGTGGTGCAAGCGCGACGGCATCACCTTGCGCAATCCGGTGCGCGAACTGCAGCTCGGCACCGGGTTTGGCGACAGCCGGCCCGACCAGGTTCCGGCGCCGATCCCGGCACCGTTGCTGACCGTGCTCGAAGGGCGCCCGTATGTCCTGTTCGTCTCCACGATCGAGGCGCGCAAGAACCATATGCTGCTGTTCCGGGTATGGCGCCGGCTGATGGAGGAGATGGCGCCCGGCACGCTTCCGGACCTGGTGTTCGCGGGCCGGGTCGGCTGGATGGTGTCCGACCTGATGAACCAGATCGAGAACAGCAGCAACCTGAACGGCCGGCTGCACATCGTCGAAGGCCTGGACGATCACGAGCTGAAATCCGTCTATGGCGGGTGCCTGTTCACCGTATTCCCGTCGTTCTACGAAGGCTGGGGATTGCCGGTCAGCGAGAGCCTGTCGATGGGCAGGCCCTGCATCAGTTCGAACTCGACCTCGCTGCCGGAGGCCGGCGGAACCCTTGCCCGTTATTTCGACCCGACCGACCTGAACGATGCGTGCCGGGTGATCCGCGCGACCATCGAGGACAGGGCCGGGCTCTCCGAGTGGGAGGACGAGATCACCCGCAGCTTCCAGCCGATCGCCTGGCACGCAACCGCCTCGGCCGTGGTGGCGATACTGGACGAGGCGGCCTGA
- a CDS encoding LytTR family DNA-binding domain-containing protein, producing MAAPPIPPPEPGPAAVGTSSFLLRHAPDLAGNRLLALQAEDHYLRVHTDGGAVLVLMRLRDAIASLGDSTGWQPHRSFWVASDAATRAQRRGQGWQLVLENGLVVPVSRNAVPSMRASGSVSQPFASASVTGSTEE from the coding sequence TTGGCAGCGCCGCCGATACCGCCACCTGAACCCGGACCGGCAGCGGTCGGGACGTCGTCCTTCCTGTTACGGCATGCGCCGGACCTGGCCGGAAACCGATTGCTGGCACTGCAGGCGGAAGACCATTACCTGCGCGTCCATACCGATGGAGGTGCCGTTCTGGTGCTGATGCGCCTGCGCGACGCGATCGCATCGCTTGGAGACAGCACCGGCTGGCAACCGCACCGCTCGTTCTGGGTGGCGAGCGATGCCGCCACCCGGGCCCAGCGTCGTGGTCAGGGGTGGCAGCTGGTGCTGGAGAACGGGCTGGTGGTGCCGGTCAGCCGGAACGCGGTTCCGTCGATGCGCGCGAGCGGATCCGTATCTCAGCCTTTCGCCAGCGCCTCGGTGACCGGCAGCACGGAAGAGTAG
- a CDS encoding NAD(P)-dependent oxidoreductase, with product MPEQKQIVGFVGYGAMASRMAQHIRDAGYEVVAYTPSAKSETASDGARLLGSPRALAEASDIVMISVPNDAALDASSYGEHGILAGMRTGGLLINTSSVSPDASRRLAKAGIDRGVAVLDAPVSGSTPEAEAGALVVLVGGEAADVERARPILDAIGKMTVHAGAAGQGSVLKLVVNGIMGASMTALAEAVGYGLVAGLDREMLLGALDGLAVISPHHKRKLKAASSGNISPQFPTALMHKDMGLLLADGAVHSVPLPTIAAATQLLALTKQHHAKDDYSSVLPVTEALAKG from the coding sequence ATGCCGGAACAGAAACAGATTGTCGGCTTCGTCGGCTACGGCGCGATGGCGTCGCGCATGGCACAGCATATTCGCGATGCAGGCTATGAGGTCGTTGCCTACACGCCGTCGGCCAAGAGCGAGACTGCGTCCGACGGAGCCAGATTGCTCGGTTCGCCTCGTGCTCTCGCGGAAGCCTCCGACATCGTCATGATATCGGTGCCGAACGACGCCGCGCTGGATGCCTCCTCGTATGGCGAGCATGGCATACTGGCCGGAATGCGCACCGGCGGGCTGCTGATCAACACCAGCTCGGTGTCTCCCGATGCCTCGCGCCGCCTGGCCAAGGCCGGCATCGATCGCGGCGTCGCCGTACTGGATGCGCCGGTGTCCGGCAGCACGCCGGAGGCCGAAGCCGGCGCCCTGGTGGTGCTGGTCGGCGGCGAGGCAGCCGACGTCGAGCGGGCGCGCCCGATCCTCGACGCGATCGGCAAGATGACCGTCCATGCCGGCGCCGCCGGCCAGGGATCCGTCCTCAAGCTGGTCGTGAACGGCATCATGGGTGCCAGCATGACGGCACTTGCGGAAGCGGTCGGCTATGGCCTCGTCGCCGGTCTCGATCGCGAGATGCTCCTTGGCGCGCTCGATGGTCTCGCGGTGATTTCGCCGCACCACAAGCGCAAGCTGAAGGCCGCCAGCAGCGGCAACATCAGCCCGCAATTCCCGACCGCGCTGATGCACAAGGACATGGGCCTGCTGCTGGCCGATGGCGCCGTCCATTCGGTGCCGCTGCCGACCATTGCCGCGGCCACCCAACTGCTGGCGTTGACCAAGCAGCATCACGCGAAGGACGACTACTCTTCCGTGCTGCCGGTCACCGAGGCGCTGGCGAAAGGCTGA
- a CDS encoding SDR family NAD(P)-dependent oxidoreductase: MSNDFVLGNGVAVVTGGASGIGRAACLRFASMGHPVVIADLAGAALDQAVRDVAAVSQLGPDAVSGIATDVASRDAMQALASAARGRFGRIAMLMANAGVQPGSDLLGPVADWSRVLDVNLHGVINTVQAFLPGMIAEGGPARVVVTGSKQGITTPPGDPAYNVAKAGVKAFAEAVQHDLRNRAGCEITAHLLIPGFVFTGLTARGRIDKPDAAWTPEQTVDFMMDRLEAGDFYILCPDNDVPRALDELRIRWAAGDIVENRPPLSRWHPDHAAAFAAFLRAGGQ; encoded by the coding sequence ATGAGCAACGATTTCGTCCTGGGCAACGGCGTGGCCGTGGTCACCGGAGGCGCCTCGGGCATTGGGCGTGCTGCCTGCCTGCGCTTCGCGTCGATGGGCCATCCGGTGGTGATCGCCGACCTTGCCGGGGCCGCGCTGGACCAGGCGGTCAGGGACGTTGCCGCGGTCTCGCAGCTCGGACCGGACGCTGTATCGGGGATCGCCACGGACGTCGCGTCGCGGGACGCGATGCAGGCACTGGCATCGGCAGCGCGCGGGCGTTTCGGCCGCATCGCCATGCTGATGGCCAATGCCGGCGTGCAGCCCGGTAGCGACCTGCTCGGCCCGGTCGCCGACTGGTCGCGGGTGCTCGATGTCAACCTGCACGGGGTGATCAACACGGTGCAGGCGTTCCTGCCCGGGATGATCGCCGAAGGCGGGCCGGCACGGGTGGTCGTCACCGGATCGAAACAGGGGATCACCACACCACCGGGCGATCCGGCCTACAACGTGGCCAAGGCCGGGGTGAAGGCCTTCGCGGAGGCGGTGCAGCATGATCTGCGCAACCGGGCCGGCTGTGAAATCACCGCTCACCTGCTGATCCCCGGGTTCGTGTTCACCGGGCTCACCGCGCGCGGCCGGATCGACAAGCCGGACGCTGCCTGGACGCCGGAGCAGACCGTCGACTTCATGATGGACCGGCTCGAGGCGGGCGACTTCTACATCCTGTGCCCGGACAACGACGTCCCGCGTGCTCTCGACGAGCTTCGGATCCGGTGGGCGGCCGGCGACATCGTCGAGAACCGGCCGCCACTCTCACGCTGGCATCCGGATCACGCGGCTGCGTTCGCGGCCTTCCTGCGCGCCGGCGGTCAGTAG
- the yajC gene encoding preprotein translocase subunit YajC, which yields MNFLISPAYAQDAASSAGPLGNLGGIVQILPFVLVFIVFYFLLMRPQQQRQKQLKATVAALKRGDRVVTAGGIIGVVQKAREGTSEIEVEIAAGVRVMVLRDTISSVMGDAPPAANDSVAEKRVVKS from the coding sequence ATGAACTTCCTGATTTCGCCTGCCTATGCCCAGGATGCCGCCTCGAGTGCCGGGCCGCTCGGAAACCTCGGCGGGATCGTGCAGATCCTGCCGTTCGTCCTGGTCTTCATCGTGTTCTATTTCCTGCTGATGCGTCCCCAGCAGCAGCGCCAGAAGCAGCTCAAGGCGACCGTGGCCGCGCTGAAGCGTGGCGACCGGGTGGTGACGGCGGGCGGTATCATCGGCGTCGTGCAGAAGGCCCGGGAAGGTACGTCCGAGATCGAGGTCGAGATCGCGGCGGGCGTCAGGGTCATGGTGCTGCGCGACACCATCAGCTCGGTGATGGGCGATGCTCCGCCGGCCGCGAACGATTCGGTGGCGGAAAAGCGGGTCGTGAAGAGCTAG
- a CDS encoding glycosyltransferase family 4 protein: protein MGQASAVWIDVEDLFHYVGHNARLSGIQRLTYELYAALEQQSASGRQIGFVRIDPRTDEFVTVTWEQVHGLCHGLTTSHVKPDLEPTEAPHGRFFRKIANRVQARLPGPAQEQFAHFCRLQVAALNSLCELGRQSVRRRGRRQPQLPEYRMPPAVAGSPASVQTAIVRPDGDGRLLHEVARSGDWLLSLGASWHRVDYGRLLHRTRIETGVKTGLLLYDLIPIRRPEWCHHTLVETFERWFEGVLPSVDAMFAISQATADDAMRLLGQRGRGGFGPIRTIPVGTGFPASVAAVQDEVARVSARALPAPGSYVLIVSTIEARKNHALMFQVWRKLARDLPPNEVPTLVFAGRIGWLVSDLMLQIANTNYVDGKLLVIEDPSDAVLMRLYEGCLFTVMPSFFEGWGLPVTESMAAGKPCVVSNVTSLPEAGAGLVRMFDPYDFNDAYRVIYETVRDRDGLALWEQEVRRSFRPVAWATSADVLLNGLDMHDSDRDEASLSRVGTVVPSLVTHG from the coding sequence ATGGGACAGGCATCCGCGGTCTGGATCGATGTAGAGGACCTGTTCCACTACGTCGGCCACAATGCCCGGCTCAGCGGTATCCAGCGCCTGACCTACGAACTCTATGCAGCGCTCGAACAGCAGTCGGCCAGCGGCCGGCAGATCGGTTTCGTACGGATCGATCCCCGGACCGACGAGTTCGTGACCGTTACCTGGGAACAGGTGCACGGCCTCTGCCATGGACTGACCACCTCACATGTCAAACCGGATCTGGAACCGACCGAAGCGCCGCACGGCCGGTTTTTTCGCAAGATCGCGAACAGAGTGCAGGCCCGTCTGCCTGGCCCGGCACAGGAGCAATTCGCACATTTCTGCCGGTTGCAGGTCGCCGCTCTCAACTCGCTTTGCGAGCTTGGCCGCCAGAGCGTCCGGCGCAGGGGCCGCCGTCAGCCGCAATTGCCGGAGTACCGGATGCCGCCGGCGGTCGCAGGATCACCGGCGTCGGTGCAGACGGCCATCGTACGGCCCGATGGCGATGGTCGACTGCTCCACGAGGTGGCACGGTCCGGCGACTGGCTGCTGTCGCTCGGCGCCTCGTGGCATCGGGTCGATTATGGCCGGCTGCTGCACCGGACGCGGATAGAAACAGGCGTCAAGACGGGATTGCTTCTCTACGATCTGATCCCGATCCGGCGGCCGGAATGGTGTCACCATACGTTGGTCGAAACATTCGAGCGCTGGTTCGAAGGCGTGCTGCCATCTGTCGATGCGATGTTCGCGATCTCCCAGGCCACCGCCGACGATGCGATGCGGTTGCTCGGTCAGCGAGGCAGGGGAGGCTTCGGCCCGATCCGGACGATCCCGGTCGGTACCGGGTTTCCGGCCTCGGTGGCCGCGGTCCAGGACGAGGTGGCGCGGGTATCCGCGCGTGCGCTACCGGCGCCAGGCAGCTACGTGCTGATCGTTTCGACGATCGAGGCGCGCAAGAACCATGCGCTGATGTTCCAGGTCTGGCGGAAATTGGCGCGGGACCTGCCGCCGAACGAGGTCCCCACGCTGGTGTTCGCGGGCCGGATCGGCTGGCTGGTATCCGACCTGATGCTGCAGATCGCCAACACGAACTATGTCGACGGCAAGCTCCTGGTGATCGAGGACCCTTCGGACGCGGTGCTGATGCGCCTCTACGAAGGGTGCCTGTTCACCGTGATGCCGTCCTTCTTCGAAGGTTGGGGCTTGCCGGTAACCGAAAGCATGGCGGCGGGCAAGCCGTGCGTGGTGTCCAACGTGACGTCCCTGCCGGAAGCCGGTGCCGGCCTGGTGCGGATGTTCGATCCCTACGACTTCAACGATGCCTACCGTGTCATCTACGAAACCGTCCGGGACCGCGACGGACTGGCTCTCTGGGAACAGGAGGTTCGCCGCTCGTTCCGGCCGGTGGCCTGGGCGACGTCGGCCGATGTTCTTCTCAACGGGCTGGATATGCATGACAGCGATCGGGATGAAGCGTCCTTATCCCGTGTCGGGACCGTTGTGCCGTCCCTGGTGACCCATGGTTAA
- a CDS encoding squalene/phytoene synthase family protein, which produces MTIEPAPTPETCLAIARRSDPDRFLTALFAPPGGRDAVCVLIAFNHELVRAVEMPSAQSGAGPIATLIRLQWWREVVEGSRGDWRHHEVAEPLHRLIDSGALSSTTLLRLIDARESDAEGLSDLEAWRVSLLNGAGALQQAIGEALHVDPALSDRLSEVGAAYAIGALARHLAEMLRVGRCTLPDDLLAVAGTTREALLLDPGPDLLARLRPVLVQEGIGFLGRAGRFHLPRDRIAAALPLVLAARDLGRAATSSTQVQRSGQRGIGDRVAVLASYATGRAGRPSLVPELNR; this is translated from the coding sequence ATGACCATCGAGCCCGCCCCGACGCCTGAAACGTGCCTGGCGATCGCCAGGCGTTCCGATCCCGACCGGTTCCTGACGGCCCTGTTTGCGCCGCCCGGTGGGCGGGATGCCGTGTGCGTGTTGATCGCCTTCAATCACGAGCTGGTTCGTGCGGTCGAGATGCCATCCGCCCAGTCGGGAGCAGGGCCGATCGCCACGCTGATCAGGCTGCAATGGTGGCGCGAAGTGGTGGAAGGCAGCCGCGGCGACTGGCGGCACCACGAGGTCGCCGAGCCGCTGCACCGGCTGATCGACAGCGGCGCGTTGTCGTCGACGACGCTGCTCCGGCTGATCGATGCCCGGGAAAGCGATGCCGAAGGGTTGTCGGACCTGGAAGCTTGGCGCGTGTCATTGCTGAACGGCGCCGGAGCCTTGCAGCAGGCGATCGGCGAGGCGCTGCATGTGGATCCGGCGCTGAGCGATCGGCTATCCGAAGTCGGCGCCGCGTATGCAATCGGTGCCCTGGCTCGCCACCTCGCCGAGATGCTGCGTGTCGGACGATGCACGCTGCCGGACGATCTGCTGGCAGTCGCCGGCACCACCCGCGAGGCGCTGCTCCTGGACCCCGGGCCGGACCTGCTGGCACGGTTGCGGCCGGTGCTGGTGCAGGAAGGCATCGGGTTTCTCGGCCGGGCCGGCAGATTTCACCTGCCGCGCGACCGGATCGCCGCGGCGCTGCCGCTGGTGCTGGCAGCCCGCGATCTTGGACGGGCCGCGACATCTTCCACTCAGGTCCAGCGTTCGGGGCAACGTGGCATTGGCGATCGGGTCGCCGTGCTCGCGTCATACGCCACCGGTCGCGCAGGCCGCCCTTCCTTAGTTCCGGAGCTGAACCGATGA
- a CDS encoding ATP-binding protein — MDQSLLPMLTRIAEALERLSPTPPVVHSMDHADAFVWAPRDGRLEPVALVSRVALHLLKGIDRQRRLLVDNTERFAAGLPANNAMLWGARGTGKSSLVKAVHEAANAGLPDDTPPARRLVLVEIQRDDLTSLPALLDLLRTQDRRFLLFCDDLSFEREDADYKALKSVLDGGIRGRPANVLFYATSNRRHLMPRDMIENEQATAINPSEAAEEKISLSDRFGLWIGFHNVDQPTYFAMVDGYAADRGLAIDPERLHAEANAWSVGRGARSGRVAWQFIEDLTGRGDPA; from the coding sequence ATGGATCAGTCGTTGCTGCCGATGCTTACCCGGATCGCCGAGGCCCTCGAACGGCTCAGCCCGACGCCGCCGGTCGTGCACTCGATGGACCATGCGGATGCCTTCGTCTGGGCACCGCGTGACGGCAGGCTGGAACCGGTTGCACTTGTCTCCCGCGTGGCACTGCACCTGCTGAAGGGCATCGACCGCCAGCGCCGGCTGCTGGTCGACAACACGGAGCGCTTCGCAGCAGGACTGCCGGCGAACAACGCCATGCTGTGGGGCGCACGCGGCACCGGAAAATCATCGCTGGTGAAGGCGGTGCACGAGGCGGCCAATGCCGGGCTTCCGGACGACACGCCCCCGGCCCGCCGCCTGGTCCTGGTCGAGATCCAGCGCGACGACCTCACCAGCCTGCCGGCGCTGCTCGACCTGCTGCGCACCCAGGACCGCCGGTTCCTGCTGTTCTGCGACGACCTGTCGTTCGAGCGCGAGGATGCCGACTACAAGGCACTGAAGTCGGTGCTGGATGGCGGGATCCGCGGCCGTCCGGCAAATGTTTTATTTTATGCCACCAGTAACCGTCGCCACCTGATGCCGCGCGACATGATCGAGAACGAGCAGGCGACGGCGATCAACCCGTCGGAAGCAGCAGAGGAAAAGATTTCCCTGTCGGACCGGTTCGGCCTCTGGATCGGCTTCCACAACGTCGACCAGCCGACCTATTTCGCCATGGTGGACGGCTATGCGGCCGATCGCGGCCTGGCGATCGACCCGGAGCGCCTGCATGCCGAGGCCAACGCCTGGTCGGTCGGCCGCGGCGCCCGCTCCGGCCGGGTTGCGTGGCAATTCATCGAGGACCTCACCGGACGCGGCGATCCCGCCTGA